The Lycium barbarum isolate Lr01 chromosome 9, ASM1917538v2, whole genome shotgun sequence genome has a segment encoding these proteins:
- the LOC132610570 gene encoding large ribosomal subunit protein eL18y, with product MGIDLVAGGKSKKTKRIAPKSDDVYLKLLVKLYRFLVRRTGSKFNAVILKRLFMSKINKAPLSLSRLVTYMNGKEDKVAVVVGTVTDDVRAYEVPKLKVTALRFTQTARARIEKAGGECLTFDQLALRAPLGQNTVLLRGPKNSREAVKHFGKAPGVPDSHTKPYVRAKGRKFERARGKRNSRGYKV from the exons ATG GGTATTGATCTAGTTGCTGGAGGTAAGTCCAAAAAGACTAAACGCATTGCCCCAAAATCCGATGATGTTTATCTCAAGCTTCTCGTCAAG CTGTACCGGTTTCTTGTACGGAGGACTGGGAGCAAGTTCAATGCGGTGATACTGAAGAGGCTGTTCATGAGCAAGATTAATAAAGCTCCTTTGTCTCTATCACGCTTGGTTACTTACATGAATGGAAAG GAGGACAAGGTTGCTGTAGTTGTAGGAACTGTTACTGATGATGTTCGGGCTTATGAAGTCCCTAAACTTAAGGTTACTGCATTGAGATTCACTCAAACAGCTAGAGCTAGGATTGAGAAGGCCGGGGGAGAATGTTTGACCTTTGATCAGCTCGCTCTCAGAGCCCCTCTTGGTCAGAACACG GTGTTGCTTAGGGGTCCAAAGAACTCGCGGGAAGCTGTTAAGCACTTTGGTAAAGCTCCTGGTGTCCCAGACAGCCACACCAAGCCTTATGTTCGCGCAAAGGGAAGGAAGTTTGAGCGAGCAAGAGGGAAAAGAAATAGCAGAGGTTACAAGGTTTGA